One stretch of Tepidibacter hydrothermalis DNA includes these proteins:
- a CDS encoding helix-turn-helix domain-containing protein — protein sequence MKIGAKINRLRILNQLTQEELAQRCDLTKGFISKIERDLTSPSIATLMDILEALGTDLKAFFNEVVEEKIVYKKDDIYESVNEELKHTIHWLIPNSQKNDMEPILVDIESGGKTVVDRPHQGQEFGYIVKGSVIIHIGSKKFKIKKGESFYFTPDKDHYIVNNTNKAASILWVSTPPSF from the coding sequence TTGAAAATCGGAGCAAAAATTAATAGATTGAGAATATTAAATCAATTGACACAAGAAGAGTTAGCTCAAAGATGTGACCTTACAAAAGGTTTTATATCTAAAATCGAAAGAGACTTAACTTCTCCATCTATTGCGACATTAATGGATATTCTAGAAGCATTAGGAACTGATTTAAAGGCATTTTTTAATGAAGTTGTAGAAGAAAAAATTGTTTACAAAAAAGATGATATATACGAATCCGTTAATGAAGAATTAAAACATACAATTCATTGGCTTATTCCAAATTCTCAAAAAAATGATATGGAACCTATTTTAGTAGACATAGAATCCGGAGGTAAGACAGTAGTAGATAGGCCTCATCAGGGACAAGAGTTCGGTTATATAGTAAAAGGTTCTGTAATAATTCATATAGGCAGTAAAAAGTTTAAAATAAAAAAAGGAGAGAGTTTTTACTTTACTCCAGATAAAGATCATTATATTGTAAATAATACAAACAAAGCAGCTTCTATACTGTGGGTTTCTACTCCACCATCATTTTAA
- the scpB gene encoding SMC-Scp complex subunit ScpB, translating to MNNKRIKNIIESILFSYSDPITVKEIKEIINEDMKSRDIENILIELKKEYEEQNRGIQIYNVQNKYQMGTNKEYQEYVVKLFEPKKKKSLTQATLETLTIIAYKQPITKVEIEEIRGVKCDKAISTLVEHGFVKEAGRLNKIGKPIIYKTTEEFLKLFGLDKIEDLPPVEEEKTQE from the coding sequence ATGAATAACAAAAGAATAAAAAATATTATAGAATCTATACTATTTTCATATTCAGATCCTATAACAGTAAAGGAAATAAAAGAAATAATAAATGAAGACATGAAATCTCGGGATATAGAAAATATATTAATAGAATTAAAGAAAGAATATGAAGAACAAAATAGAGGAATACAAATATATAATGTTCAAAACAAATATCAAATGGGAACTAACAAAGAGTATCAAGAGTATGTAGTAAAGTTATTTGAACCTAAAAAGAAAAAAAGTTTAACTCAAGCTACTTTAGAGACATTAACTATAATAGCTTATAAACAACCTATAACCAAGGTGGAAATAGAAGAAATACGTGGTGTTAAGTGTGATAAGGCTATATCTACATTGGTTGAGCATGGATTTGTAAAAGAAGCAGGAAGACTTAATAAAATAGGAAAACCTATAATATACAAAACAACTGAAGAGTTCTTAAAACTGTTTGGTCTTGATAAGATAGAAGATTTACCACCTGTTGAAGAAGAAAAAACACAAGAATAA
- a CDS encoding Fic family protein, which translates to MFKSIDEKKNILDSKRPLPKYTLKSIRENLLLEWTYNSNAIEGNTLTLQETKVVLEGITVGGKSLREHLEVVNHKEAILYVEDIVRKNEPFCEWQIKNIHRLVLKAIDDEYAGVYRDQKVIIAGAKHEPPEPMLIKEEMERLIDWYNNESQTLHPIQRAALLHIIFVGIHPFIDGNGRTSRLLLNLELMKNGYPPIVIRNENRIKYYNALDKAHTTNQNDDFIELVVEEVNRTLDLYLRLI; encoded by the coding sequence ATGTTTAAAAGTATAGATGAAAAAAAGAATATATTAGATAGCAAGAGACCATTACCTAAATATACATTAAAAAGTATAAGAGAAAATCTGCTTTTAGAGTGGACATATAACTCAAATGCGATAGAAGGAAATACACTAACCTTACAAGAAACTAAAGTTGTTTTAGAAGGTATAACAGTTGGAGGTAAAAGTCTAAGAGAGCATCTTGAAGTAGTGAATCATAAGGAAGCAATACTTTATGTAGAAGATATAGTAAGAAAGAATGAACCATTTTGTGAGTGGCAGATAAAGAATATTCATAGACTTGTTTTAAAAGCAATAGACGATGAATATGCAGGAGTATATAGAGATCAAAAGGTAATTATTGCAGGAGCAAAGCATGAACCACCAGAACCAATGCTTATTAAAGAAGAGATGGAAAGATTAATAGATTGGTATAATAATGAATCTCAAACATTGCATCCAATACAAAGAGCAGCACTTCTTCATATTATATTCGTAGGAATACATCCTTTTATAGATGGCAATGGAAGAACATCAAGACTTTTATTAAATCTAGAACTTATGAAAAATGGATATCCTCCTATAGTAATAAGAAATGAAAATAGAATAAAATACTATAATGCTCTTGATAAAGCACATACAACAAATCAGAATGATGATTTTATAGAATT
- a CDS encoding recombinase family protein has translation MKAAIYSRKSVFTGKGESVENQVQMCKEHAAKHLDITEFTIYEDEGFSGGNTNRPKFQELVQDIKKKKFDVLICYRLDRISRNVADFSSTLELLQDYNISFVSIKEQFDTSTPIGKAMVYIASVFAQLERETIAERIRDNMMELAKTGRWLGGQTSLGFKSQQITYLDSEFKERSMSKLIPIKDELDRVKLIFDKYIQGGSIHMVLKYLLANNIKGKNGGDFASMSVNDILRNPVYVESNDDVFEYLKEKGMLVCGNPNGNGILTYNKCNSKSKQRDMSKWIAAVSKHKGVISANDWLEVQRKLDKNSKKENPRQGTSRKSLLSGILKCAKCGAPMRISYGRPRKDTGERIYYYMCTMKAHSAKSRCDNPNVRGDRLEKLVIDHIKNLNTDIIMKELEKYQKETESTQTPSIIGNIKKDIEEKQKHMDSLLNQLAKIDSNSVASEFIISKIDNLGKEIKELEMKLTNNKNEKKKASTNIINTTLILDTIKEFNSFFDNVDSLNNDENIIMKKRYLLETLVDRITWDGETNNIQVDLWGAKKK, from the coding sequence ATGAAAGCTGCAATTTATTCTCGTAAATCTGTTTTTACTGGTAAAGGCGAATCCGTTGAAAACCAGGTACAAATGTGTAAAGAACATGCTGCAAAGCATCTAGATATTACTGAATTTACAATATATGAAGATGAAGGCTTTTCTGGAGGTAATACAAATAGACCTAAGTTTCAAGAACTTGTTCAAGATATTAAAAAGAAAAAATTCGATGTACTTATTTGTTATAGATTGGACCGTATTAGTAGAAATGTAGCTGACTTTTCTTCTACTCTAGAATTATTACAAGATTACAATATAAGTTTTGTATCTATAAAAGAACAATTTGATACTTCTACTCCTATTGGTAAGGCTATGGTTTATATAGCTTCTGTTTTTGCTCAGCTTGAGAGAGAAACTATAGCAGAAAGAATTCGTGATAATATGATGGAACTTGCTAAAACAGGTCGTTGGCTTGGAGGACAAACTTCCTTAGGATTTAAAAGTCAACAAATTACTTATTTGGATTCTGAATTTAAAGAACGATCTATGTCAAAGCTTATTCCAATTAAAGATGAACTAGATAGAGTAAAACTCATATTTGATAAATACATCCAAGGTGGATCTATCCATATGGTACTCAAATACCTTCTTGCAAATAACATAAAAGGAAAAAATGGTGGAGATTTCGCTTCTATGTCTGTAAATGATATACTTCGCAACCCTGTTTATGTAGAATCTAATGACGATGTATTCGAATATTTAAAAGAAAAAGGAATGTTGGTCTGTGGTAACCCTAATGGCAATGGAATCCTTACATATAATAAATGTAATTCTAAATCTAAACAAAGAGATATGAGCAAATGGATAGCAGCTGTTTCTAAGCATAAAGGTGTAATATCTGCTAATGATTGGCTTGAGGTACAAAGAAAACTAGATAAGAATTCAAAAAAAGAAAATCCAAGACAAGGTACATCTAGAAAATCCCTACTCAGCGGTATTTTAAAATGCGCTAAATGTGGTGCTCCTATGAGAATTAGTTATGGCAGACCTAGAAAAGATACTGGTGAAAGAATCTACTACTATATGTGTACTATGAAAGCCCATAGCGCTAAAAGTAGATGTGATAATCCAAACGTTAGAGGAGATAGATTAGAAAAACTTGTAATTGACCATATTAAAAACTTAAATACAGATATAATTATGAAAGAATTAGAAAAATATCAAAAAGAAACAGAATCTACTCAAACACCTTCTATAATTGGTAATATCAAAAAAGACATTGAAGAGAAACAAAAACATATGGATTCTTTATTAAATCAATTGGCAAAAATAGATTCTAACTCTGTAGCTTCTGAATTTATTATTTCTAAAATAGATAATCTTGGAAAAGAAATCAAAGAATTAGAAATGAAATTGACTAATAATAAAAATGAAAAAAAGAAAGCTTCCACTAATATAATAAATACCACTCTTATCCTAGATACTATTAAAGAGTTTAATTCATTCTTTGATAATGTAGACTCTTTAAATAATGATGAAAATATAATAATGAAGAAAAGATATTTGTTAGAAACTCTAGTAGATAGAATTACATGGGATGGGGAAACAAATAATATTCAGGTTGATTTATGGGGGGCTAAAAAAAAATAG
- a CDS encoding FAD-dependent oxidoreductase, with protein MRKVVVIGGGWAGCAAAISAKKAGADVTLIERTDMLLGLGNVGGIMRNNGRYTATEENILLGGRELFELTDEYSRHKDIDFPGHKHARLIVLRLFGMIWN; from the coding sequence ATGAGAAAAGTTGTAGTCATAGGTGGGGGTTGGGCAGGATGCGCTGCTGCTATTAGTGCTAAAAAAGCAGGAGCTGATGTTACGTTAATAGAAAGAACAGATATGTTACTTGGACTTGGAAATGTCGGGGGAATTATGAGGAACAATGGAAGATATACAGCTACAGAAGAAAATATACTATTAGGTGGTAGAGAACTATTTGAACTCACTGATGAATACTCAAGACATAAAGATATTGATTTTCCAGGTCATAAGCATGCACGACTGATAGTATTGCGACTTTTTGGCATGATATGGAACTGA
- the ytfJ gene encoding GerW family sporulation protein gives MPEQQKHPIESLMKTTMENMKDMIDVDTIVGNPVETSNGSVLIPISKVSFGFASGGGEYNKNCRSEEDSKDAYPFAGGTGAGITVQPVAFMVVEKEETKLMYVDQNANMLDNILNKTPKLMENIQGMFSGKGKSSGQSNNQSKKQDENKQENEDSKNNKEEN, from the coding sequence ATGCCAGAACAACAAAAGCATCCAATAGAGAGTTTAATGAAAACTACTATGGAAAATATGAAAGATATGATTGATGTGGATACTATAGTTGGAAATCCAGTTGAAACATCAAATGGGTCAGTTTTAATACCTATATCAAAGGTTTCGTTTGGATTTGCGTCTGGAGGAGGCGAGTACAACAAGAACTGTAGATCAGAGGAAGATTCAAAAGATGCATATCCATTTGCAGGAGGTACTGGAGCAGGTATAACTGTTCAACCTGTAGCTTTTATGGTAGTAGAAAAAGAAGAGACTAAGCTTATGTATGTAGATCAAAATGCAAATATGCTAGATAATATACTTAACAAAACACCGAAGCTTATGGAAAATATACAAGGTATGTTTTCAGGCAAAGGAAAAAGCAGCGGTCAATCTAATAATCAATCTAAGAAACAAGATGAAAATAAGCAAGAAAATGAAGATTCTAAAAATAATAAAGAAGAAAATTAA